A genomic region of Klebsiella sp. RIT-PI-d contains the following coding sequences:
- a CDS encoding PTS fructose transporter subunit IIB yields the protein MTKKFIALCACPMGLAHTFMAAQALEDAAQEAGYDHIKIETQGADGIQNRLTAQDIAEADIIIHSVAVTPEDNERFATRDVYEITLQDAIKNAAGIIKEIEELIAAEQQ from the coding sequence ATGACTAAGAAATTTATTGCACTCTGCGCCTGCCCTATGGGTCTTGCTCACACATTTATGGCGGCTCAGGCACTGGAAGATGCCGCTCAGGAAGCAGGCTACGACCATATCAAAATTGAAACCCAGGGCGCAGACGGTATTCAGAATCGCCTGACCGCCCAGGATATCGCCGAAGCCGACATTATCATTCACTCCGTGGCCGTCACGCCGGAAGATAACGAGCGCTTTGCGACTCGTGACGTCTATGAAATTACCCTCCAGGATGCGATCAAAAATGCGGCCGGCATCATTAAAGAAATCGAAGAGTTGATTGCCGCCGAACAACAATAA
- the rna gene encoding ribonuclease I: protein MFRKCIAGITLLCAASACATPLVATRYADFDRYVLALSWQTGFCQSQHDRERNEPDECRLQKENDDKTTFLTVHGLWPGLPKSIAARGVDDRRWMRFGCASRPVPDMPEARANRKCQAAETGISLEMADKLNGVMPGAGGTSCLERYEYAKHGVCFGFDPDAWVGTMVRLNTEVKQSELGRFIADNYGRSVSRIAVNSAIAQAFGARNVSAFKLTCNGNPAYLTEIQISLNASAINAPLNAASFLPQPHPGNCNKTFILDAVGY from the coding sequence ATGTTCAGGAAGTGTATCGCCGGTATCACTCTGCTGTGCGCGGCCAGCGCGTGTGCCACCCCGCTCGTTGCCACCCGGTATGCTGATTTTGACCGCTATGTGCTGGCGCTGTCATGGCAGACGGGCTTTTGCCAGAGCCAGCATGACAGGGAACGTAACGAGCCAGATGAATGCCGTTTGCAAAAAGAAAACGACGATAAAACCACTTTTCTTACCGTCCACGGCCTGTGGCCAGGCTTACCGAAATCCATTGCGGCACGCGGCGTTGATGACCGCCGGTGGATGCGATTTGGCTGCGCCTCGCGTCCTGTGCCTGATATGCCCGAAGCCCGGGCTAATCGTAAGTGCCAGGCGGCTGAAACCGGTATTTCCCTGGAGATGGCGGATAAACTCAACGGCGTGATGCCCGGTGCAGGCGGCACCTCGTGCCTGGAACGCTATGAATACGCGAAACACGGCGTCTGTTTCGGTTTTGATCCAGATGCCTGGGTAGGCACCATGGTGCGCCTGAATACTGAAGTCAAACAGAGCGAGCTGGGACGCTTTATTGCGGATAATTACGGCAGAAGCGTGAGCCGAATTGCCGTTAACTCGGCCATCGCCCAGGCATTCGGCGCGCGTAACGTCAGTGCATTCAAACTCACCTGCAACGGTAACCCGGCTTACCTGACGGAGATCCAGATTTCACTTAACGCCTCTGCTATCAACGCTCCGTTAAATGCCGCGTCTTTCCTGCCGCAACCCCATCCCGGCAACTGCAATAAAACGTTTATTCTCGACGCCGTCGGGTATTAA
- the ypdF gene encoding aminopeptidase produces the protein MTCLATLRLWLEEQHLDAVLISSRQNKQPHFGFASSAGYVLVTRQTAHIMVDFRYYAQVAENTRGYQLHLMNDQNTMPAIVNTLMASEQLQHLGFEGQQVSWQTGCEWNKHLNATLKAISLDGLRQIKTPAEIAIIRQACRIADLSAEHIRGFITPGMRESDVAAELEWFMKQQGAQKPAFDTIVASGPRGALPHAKASEKIIVAGELVTLDFGARYQGYCSDMTRTFLVAGHYPAPEKHPLWSVYQTVLAAQLAAIAAVRPGVPCCEVDAVARHMIHRAGYGDYFGHNTGHAIGIEVHENPRFSPTDTTRLQPGMLLTVEPGIYLEGRGGVRIEDVVLVTAAGAEVLYTLPKTLLTTGETSWM, from the coding sequence ATGACATGCCTTGCCACGCTGCGTCTCTGGCTTGAAGAGCAGCATCTCGATGCGGTACTGATTTCATCCCGGCAAAATAAGCAGCCGCATTTCGGTTTCGCCAGTAGCGCGGGTTATGTGCTAGTCACCCGTCAGACAGCGCATATCATGGTGGATTTTCGCTACTACGCTCAGGTAGCTGAAAATACCCGCGGCTATCAACTGCATCTGATGAATGACCAGAATACGATGCCTGCGATCGTTAATACGCTGATGGCCAGTGAACAGCTTCAGCATCTCGGTTTTGAGGGGCAGCAGGTCAGCTGGCAAACCGGCTGCGAGTGGAACAAGCACCTCAATGCAACACTGAAGGCCATTTCACTCGATGGGCTGCGGCAAATCAAAACGCCAGCGGAAATTGCGATAATACGTCAGGCCTGCCGCATTGCCGATCTGAGCGCGGAACATATTCGCGGCTTTATTACGCCGGGAATGCGCGAAAGTGACGTCGCCGCAGAGCTGGAGTGGTTTATGAAACAACAGGGCGCACAGAAGCCCGCCTTCGATACTATTGTTGCCAGCGGCCCGCGCGGTGCGCTGCCTCACGCTAAAGCCTCAGAGAAGATCATTGTGGCAGGCGAGCTGGTCACGCTGGATTTTGGTGCCCGGTACCAGGGATATTGTTCGGATATGACCCGTACATTTCTGGTGGCGGGTCACTATCCCGCCCCTGAAAAACACCCGCTCTGGTCCGTCTACCAGACTGTGCTGGCCGCGCAACTGGCGGCCATCGCCGCCGTCCGCCCCGGCGTACCCTGCTGTGAGGTCGACGCCGTCGCCCGCCATATGATCCACCGCGCCGGTTATGGTGACTATTTTGGCCATAACACCGGTCATGCGATCGGCATTGAGGTCCATGAAAATCCGCGCTTCTCACCCACCGACACCACTCGCTTACAGCCCGGCATGTTGCTGACCGTCGAGCCGGGAATTTATCTTGAAGGCCGGGGTGGCGTACGCATAGAGGATGTGGTGCTGGTCACTGCCGCCGGTGCCGAGGTGTTGTATACCCTGCCCAAAACGCTATTGACCACCGGAGAGACGTCATGGATGTAA
- a CDS encoding TolC family protein, which translates to MKHSLLSLWLGGALLSLISVATQAESLTLPQTLAAAWRYSAGLSASHNEARALQTMANSARELPDPQLKFGLENLPVQGSNHRRVTREGMTMQRVGVMQRYVSREKRERKALTLEAQAHSVTAQSAVIQAALQRDAAGAWLELALSEKALATARRAVAETARQQPAQTVSVSSGSAMPDSVPELQLTLSALRDEVTQASLDVQLARARLLQLTGEDVTAIAGALPPYQRLPADENTLRDGIVLHPEIIAAARETDTAKSRSAQSAIAAIPDVDVEIYYAHRAEGYDDMAGVMFTVDLPLFQSRRQDNDHAADVSLAMQANDRMAQITREHTAELSALIARYHAAQTLWIRQRDNVVPLQQRRLNLLMAQYRAGRSTLSSVLGARRDLLTSELAATKAEKELARSWAAIRWLIPQEITQ; encoded by the coding sequence ATGAAACATTCTTTGCTGAGCCTGTGGCTCGGCGGGGCGTTGCTCAGCCTGATTTCCGTGGCCACCCAGGCAGAGTCGTTGACCCTCCCACAAACCCTGGCCGCCGCCTGGCGCTATTCTGCCGGACTTTCTGCCAGTCACAATGAGGCCCGCGCGCTGCAGACGATGGCAAATTCCGCCCGTGAACTGCCCGATCCGCAGCTTAAATTTGGCCTTGAGAATCTGCCCGTGCAGGGCAGTAATCACCGTCGCGTCACCCGGGAAGGGATGACAATGCAGCGAGTTGGCGTGATGCAGCGCTACGTCAGTCGTGAGAAGCGCGAGCGTAAAGCGCTGACCCTGGAGGCGCAGGCGCACAGCGTGACCGCGCAGTCCGCCGTGATTCAGGCCGCTCTCCAGCGCGATGCCGCCGGGGCATGGCTTGAGCTGGCGTTATCTGAAAAAGCACTGGCCACCGCGCGCCGGGCGGTAGCCGAAACCGCCCGCCAGCAGCCGGCCCAGACCGTCAGCGTGAGTAGCGGCAGCGCTATGCCCGACAGCGTGCCTGAGTTGCAACTAACCCTCAGCGCCCTGCGCGATGAGGTCACCCAGGCCAGTCTTGATGTACAGCTGGCACGCGCCCGGCTGCTACAGCTTACCGGTGAGGACGTGACGGCGATTGCCGGGGCGCTGCCTCCCTACCAGCGCTTACCTGCCGACGAGAATACGCTGCGGGATGGCATCGTTTTGCATCCTGAAATCATTGCTGCCGCACGCGAGACGGACACCGCGAAATCGCGTTCTGCGCAGTCGGCGATAGCGGCGATCCCGGATGTGGACGTAGAAATTTACTATGCCCACCGCGCGGAAGGGTACGACGATATGGCCGGGGTGATGTTTACCGTTGACCTGCCTTTATTTCAGTCGCGCCGACAGGACAACGATCACGCAGCCGATGTGTCGCTGGCGATGCAGGCTAACGATCGTATGGCACAAATTACCCGGGAGCATACCGCTGAACTCAGTGCGCTGATTGCCCGCTATCATGCTGCTCAGACGCTCTGGATACGCCAGCGCGATAACGTTGTTCCCTTACAGCAGCGCAGGCTGAACCTGCTGATGGCCCAGTATCGTGCCGGGCGATCAACGCTCTCCTCCGTGCTTGGCGCACGCCGCGATCTGCTGACCTCTGAACTGGCAGCTACTAAGGCAGAAAAAGAGCTGGCCCGCAGCTGGGCGGCGATCCGCTGGCTGATCCCTCAGGAGATAACACAATGA
- the ypdE gene encoding aminopeptidase, whose amino-acid sequence MDVTLLKALSEADAIAAAEQEVRQIMLAWADRYQKPVLFDGLGSVLIRLNESHGPKVMVCAHMDEVGFIVRSIAQSGAIDVLPVGNVRMAARELQTVRITTRDGNKISGLLDGERHGSEVTKLRVDIGARSAEAVESTGIAPGDRVTFATPFTQLPHQQLMGKAFDDRLGCYLILTLLRELHQTPLAAEVWLVASSSEEVGLRGGQTATRKINPDLAIVLDTACWAQNFDYGRDNHRQTGAGPMLVCHDKSMMAPPKLTAWIESIAASNQIPLQLDMFSNGGTDGGEIHLSGTGVPTVVIGPPTRHGHCAASIADAHDIALTHQLLVAILTHTNAETVAHLTDFRC is encoded by the coding sequence ATGGATGTAACGTTACTGAAGGCGTTAAGCGAAGCGGATGCCATTGCCGCCGCCGAACAGGAAGTGCGCCAGATTATGCTGGCGTGGGCCGATCGCTATCAAAAACCAGTACTGTTTGACGGCCTTGGTTCTGTTCTTATCCGCCTCAATGAAAGCCACGGGCCAAAGGTGATGGTCTGTGCGCACATGGATGAAGTAGGTTTTATCGTGCGCAGCATCGCCCAGTCCGGTGCGATCGACGTCCTGCCGGTCGGCAATGTGCGCATGGCGGCGCGCGAACTGCAGACGGTACGGATAACCACCCGTGACGGTAACAAAATCAGCGGCCTGCTGGACGGTGAGCGCCACGGCAGTGAGGTAACAAAATTGCGCGTCGATATCGGGGCGCGTAGTGCTGAGGCGGTAGAAAGCACCGGTATTGCACCCGGCGACCGCGTCACCTTTGCCACCCCGTTTACGCAGTTGCCGCACCAGCAGCTAATGGGTAAGGCGTTTGACGACAGGCTCGGCTGCTACCTGATCCTCACGCTGTTACGTGAGCTTCACCAGACGCCGCTGGCAGCCGAAGTCTGGCTGGTGGCCAGCTCCAGCGAAGAAGTGGGGCTGCGCGGCGGGCAAACCGCAACGCGCAAAATTAACCCCGATCTGGCGATCGTGCTTGATACCGCCTGCTGGGCGCAAAACTTTGACTATGGTCGTGATAACCACCGGCAAACGGGCGCGGGTCCAATGCTGGTTTGCCACGATAAATCAATGATGGCCCCGCCCAAACTGACTGCCTGGATAGAGAGCATTGCCGCCAGCAATCAAATCCCTCTCCAGCTGGATATGTTCAGCAACGGCGGCACCGACGGCGGTGAAATACACCTTAGCGGCACCGGCGTGCCGACGGTGGTTATTGGTCCCCCCACCCGCCACGGTCACTGCGCGGCATCCATTGCCGATGCGCATGATATTGCGCTTACCCACCAGCTTCTGGTGGCGATACTCACCCATACTAATGCCGAAACCGTAGCGCATCTGACGGATTTCAGATGCTGA
- the dcuC gene encoding anaerobic C4-dicarboxylate transporter DcuC: MLTFIELLIGVVVIVGVARYIIKGYSATGVLFVGGLLLLILSAVLGHQILPAANPSTGYSATDIVEYIKILLMSRGGDLGMMIMMLCGFAAYMTHIGANDMVVKLASKPLRYINSPYILMIAAYFVACLMSLAVSSATGLGVLLMATLFPVMVNVGISRGAAAAICASPAAIILSPTSGDVVLAAKAAEMPLIDFAFKTTLPISIAAIISMAIAHFFWQRYLDKKEHIVTEMLDVNEITTSAPSFYAILPFTPIIGVLIFDGKWGPELHIIAILVICILLSAILEFLRGFNIQNVFSGLDVAWRGMADAFAGVVMLLVAAGVFAQGLSTIGFIQSLISIATSFGSASIILMLVLVVLTMLAAMTTGSGNAPFYAFVEMIPKLAHQSGINPAYLSIPMLQASNLGRTISPVSGVVVAVAGMAKISPFEVVKRTSVPVIVGLIVVIVATEILVPGIPVQ, encoded by the coding sequence ATGTTAACGTTTATTGAGCTCCTTATCGGAGTGGTGGTGATCGTCGGCGTCGCCCGATACATCATCAAAGGTTATTCGGCCACGGGCGTGCTGTTTGTCGGTGGCCTGCTGCTGCTGATCCTCAGTGCCGTTCTGGGGCATCAAATTTTACCCGCAGCCAACCCGAGCACGGGTTACTCGGCAACCGACATTGTTGAATATATTAAAATCCTGCTGATGAGTCGCGGTGGCGATCTCGGCATGATGATTATGATGCTGTGCGGCTTTGCGGCTTATATGACCCATATTGGCGCAAACGATATGGTGGTTAAGCTGGCGTCTAAACCCCTGCGTTATATCAACTCCCCGTACATTCTGATGATTGCCGCCTATTTTGTGGCCTGCTTGATGTCTCTTGCCGTCTCTTCGGCAACCGGGCTGGGCGTACTGCTGATGGCAACGCTGTTCCCGGTGATGGTCAACGTCGGGATTAGCCGTGGCGCTGCGGCAGCAATCTGCGCTTCACCTGCCGCCATAATTCTTTCACCGACCTCTGGCGACGTGGTGCTGGCGGCGAAAGCCGCTGAAATGCCGTTAATTGATTTCGCGTTTAAAACTACCCTGCCGATTTCCATCGCAGCCATCATCAGCATGGCGATTGCGCATTTCTTCTGGCAGCGCTATCTGGACAAGAAAGAACACATCGTGACGGAAATGCTCGATGTCAACGAAATTACCACCTCCGCGCCGTCGTTTTACGCCATTTTGCCGTTTACGCCGATTATCGGCGTGCTGATTTTTGACGGCAAATGGGGACCAGAACTGCATATCATCGCGATTCTGGTTATCTGTATTTTGCTGTCAGCCATTCTGGAATTCCTGCGCGGCTTTAACATTCAGAACGTGTTCTCCGGGCTGGATGTGGCCTGGCGTGGAATGGCAGATGCCTTTGCAGGCGTGGTCATGCTGCTGGTGGCCGCAGGCGTTTTTGCGCAGGGGCTGAGCACTATCGGCTTTATTCAAAGTTTGATCTCTATTGCTACCTCGTTTGGCTCTGCCAGCATTATCCTGATGCTGGTGCTGGTCGTACTGACCATGCTGGCGGCCATGACCACCGGCTCCGGCAACGCACCGTTTTACGCGTTTGTTGAAATGATCCCTAAACTGGCCCACCAGTCAGGCATTAATCCGGCATATCTGTCTATTCCGATGCTGCAAGCTTCCAACCTTGGTCGCACTATCTCTCCGGTGTCAGGCGTTGTCGTAGCCGTTGCCGGAATGGCGAAAATTTCGCCGTTCGAGGTGGTTAAACGAACCTCAGTTCCGGTCATTGTTGGCCTGATTGTGGTGATCGTGGCAACGGAAATCCTGGTTCCCGGAATTCCGGTACAATGA
- a CDS encoding copper-binding protein, translating to MSIFLRTLAGVLFSFSLFSVQAHDHSPHSALSATGPTYQAQGRIRKITPHSVTIAHQAIHDLNWPPMTMQFVLPTGAGPVSLSPGDRVDFTFIEGEAGYQIVSLNALR from the coding sequence ATGTCTATTTTTCTTCGCACGCTGGCTGGCGTGCTATTCAGTTTTTCCCTGTTTTCCGTACAGGCCCATGACCATTCCCCTCACTCTGCACTAAGCGCAACAGGCCCGACGTACCAGGCGCAGGGCAGAATCAGAAAAATAACGCCGCACTCGGTGACTATCGCCCATCAGGCGATCCACGATCTTAACTGGCCGCCGATGACCATGCAGTTTGTGCTTCCGACTGGCGCCGGACCGGTATCGCTCTCTCCCGGCGATCGGGTCGATTTCACCTTTATTGAGGGTGAAGCCGGTTATCAGATAGTTAGCCTGAACGCGCTGCGCTAA
- the ptsP gene encoding phosphoenolpyruvate--protein phosphotransferase: protein MLTIPFLCPLPNGLHARPAWELKEQCSQWQSDIRLINHRLNSQADAKSSLALIGTGTLFNDSCSLEITGSDEEQARRALENYLEHRFIDSDSEQPITVDPTAQPLPRSLARLHPDLLSGHVLASGIGSGTLTLWHRDDLDRYRAIAASPEDNTRLEHSLAALAEQFNQQLQVLTGESKAIVSAHLSLIQDDEFADNIRRLMRESKSGLAAAIIINMEQISAKLSSSSSEYLRERVSDIRDISEQLLHITWPDLRKNMTRTLTQPTLLIAEDLTPSQFLSLDLRQLSGMVLEKTGRTSHTLILARAASVPVLSGISVAQLTPLAQREAVLDGQCGVLVISPDTAVKEYYTIARQLADKQARQQAQAAALPARSLDGKPLEVAANIGSALEAPGAFAHGAEGVGLFRSEMLYMDREQAPDEQEQFEAYQHVLLAAGEKPVIFRTMDIGGDKPLPWLNIPREENPFLGYRAVRIYAEFADLFRTQLRAILRAGAFGNALLMIPMVHSLDQILWVKQELARVRSELQAQGLRYATTLPLGIMVEVPSVCYIIDHFCEEIDFFSIGSNDMTQYLYAVDRNNPRVSPLYNPIAPSFLRMLHQIIDVAHRHGKWVGICGELGGEARYLPLLLGMGLDELSMSGPRIPAIKSLLRQLDSQACRTLAENACDCRSPEDIEKLLNDFTPEEDARPLLALENICFVENLTRKEQVIQYLCGNLAVNGRTDHPIELEEDIWQREEIVTTGVGFGVAIPHTKSAWVRHSSISIARLSAPVSWESEMGDVELVIMLTLGEQEAINHVKVFSQLARKLVNKGFRETLFSARDAQTILDLLTTEITF from the coding sequence ATGTTAACTATTCCGTTTCTCTGCCCGCTGCCAAACGGTCTGCATGCTCGCCCGGCCTGGGAACTGAAAGAACAGTGTAGCCAGTGGCAAAGTGACATCAGACTTATTAATCACCGACTGAATAGCCAGGCAGATGCGAAAAGCTCTCTGGCGCTGATCGGCACCGGTACGCTGTTTAATGACAGTTGCAGCCTTGAAATCACCGGCAGCGATGAAGAACAGGCGCGCCGGGCGCTGGAAAATTACCTTGAGCACCGGTTTATTGACAGCGACAGCGAGCAGCCGATAACCGTCGATCCAACGGCTCAGCCTCTGCCTCGCTCGCTCGCACGATTACATCCCGACCTGCTTTCCGGTCACGTACTGGCAAGCGGTATCGGCAGCGGCACCCTGACGCTCTGGCACAGGGATGACCTCGATCGCTATCGCGCTATTGCCGCCAGCCCGGAAGACAATACCCGGCTGGAGCACAGCCTCGCGGCGCTTGCCGAGCAGTTTAACCAGCAGCTTCAGGTGCTGACTGGTGAGAGTAAAGCTATCGTCAGTGCGCATCTTTCATTAATTCAGGACGATGAGTTTGCCGATAATATTCGCCGCCTGATGCGGGAAAGTAAGTCCGGCCTGGCAGCCGCTATCATCATCAATATGGAGCAAATAAGCGCAAAACTCTCTTCCTCAAGCAGTGAATATTTACGCGAACGGGTGAGTGATATCCGCGACATTAGCGAGCAACTGCTGCATATCACCTGGCCCGATCTACGTAAAAATATGACCCGTACGCTAACGCAGCCGACCTTGCTGATTGCCGAAGATCTCACGCCGAGTCAGTTTCTCAGTCTCGACCTGCGGCAACTCAGCGGCATGGTGCTGGAAAAAACCGGCCGCACATCACATACCCTGATCCTTGCCCGCGCCGCGTCAGTGCCGGTACTGAGCGGGATCAGCGTGGCGCAACTTACTCCGCTGGCGCAGCGCGAGGCTGTACTTGATGGTCAATGCGGCGTGCTGGTTATCTCTCCCGATACGGCAGTCAAAGAATATTACACTATTGCCCGTCAGCTGGCCGATAAACAGGCCCGACAGCAGGCGCAGGCCGCCGCGTTGCCCGCGCGTTCGCTGGACGGTAAACCGCTTGAAGTGGCGGCCAATATTGGCAGCGCGCTGGAAGCCCCGGGAGCCTTTGCCCACGGGGCTGAAGGGGTGGGACTGTTTCGCAGCGAAATGCTCTATATGGACCGGGAGCAGGCCCCCGATGAGCAGGAGCAGTTTGAGGCGTATCAGCACGTGTTGCTGGCCGCCGGGGAAAAACCGGTTATTTTTCGCACCATGGATATTGGCGGCGATAAACCCCTGCCCTGGCTGAATATTCCCCGGGAGGAAAATCCGTTCCTTGGCTATCGGGCGGTGCGCATTTATGCCGAATTCGCCGATCTGTTTCGTACGCAGCTGCGGGCTATTTTACGCGCCGGCGCGTTCGGCAATGCGCTGCTGATGATCCCGATGGTACACAGTCTGGATCAAATTTTGTGGGTCAAACAGGAACTGGCGCGGGTACGCAGCGAGCTTCAGGCTCAGGGGTTGCGCTACGCCACTACTCTGCCGCTGGGGATTATGGTTGAAGTGCCCTCGGTGTGTTACATCATCGACCATTTCTGTGAAGAAATAGATTTCTTCAGTATTGGCTCCAACGACATGACGCAGTATTTGTACGCGGTCGATCGTAATAATCCGCGCGTCTCGCCGCTGTATAATCCGATCGCCCCTTCGTTCCTGCGAATGCTGCACCAGATTATTGACGTCGCCCATCGCCACGGGAAATGGGTTGGCATCTGCGGCGAGCTGGGCGGTGAAGCACGCTATTTGCCGCTGCTGCTGGGGATGGGGCTGGATGAACTCAGTATGAGTGGCCCGCGCATTCCGGCCATCAAAAGTCTGCTGCGCCAGCTCGATAGCCAGGCCTGTCGCACACTGGCCGAGAATGCCTGCGACTGTCGCAGTCCTGAAGATATCGAAAAACTGCTTAACGATTTTACCCCCGAAGAGGATGCGCGTCCGCTACTGGCGCTGGAAAATATCTGTTTTGTGGAAAACCTTACCCGCAAGGAGCAGGTTATCCAGTATCTGTGCGGCAATCTGGCCGTTAACGGACGTACTGACCATCCCATTGAGCTTGAGGAGGATATCTGGCAGCGCGAGGAGATTGTGACCACCGGTGTCGGGTTTGGCGTGGCCATACCGCATACGAAATCGGCGTGGGTCCGCCATTCCAGCATCAGTATTGCCCGCCTTTCTGCGCCCGTCAGCTGGGAATCGGAGATGGGCGACGTAGAACTGGTGATCATGCTGACGCTGGGCGAACAGGAGGCGATCAATCACGTCAAAGTGTTCTCTCAGCTGGCACGCAAGCTGGTTAACAAAGGGTTTCGTGAAACCCTGTTTTCTGCCCGGGACGCACAGACCATTCTGGATCTTCTTACTACAGAAATAACGTTCTGA
- a CDS encoding PTS fructose transporter subunit IIC produces MAIKKRSATEGPGASGATAVKNASATRTGFWGELPQHVMSGISRMVPTLIMGGVILAFSQLIAYSWLHIPADTGILDALNSGKFTGFDLSLLKFAWLSQSFGGVLFGFAIPMFAAFVANSIGGKLAFPAGFIGGLMSTQPTQLLNFDPSSLQWVTTAPVPSTFIGALIISIAAGYFVKWMNQKIQLPDFLLAFKTTFLLPIISAIFVMLAMYYVITPFGGWINGGIRTLLTAAGDKGVLMYAGGIAAATAIDLGGPINKAAGFVAFSFTTDHVLPVTARSIAIVIPPIGLGLATLLDRRLTGKRLFSPQLYPQGKTAMFLAFMGISEGAIPFALESPITAIPAYMTGAIVGSTTAVWLGAVQWFPESAIWAWPLVTNLGMYMFGIVLGALITALMAIFLRNMLYRRGKLLLDSL; encoded by the coding sequence ATGGCCATTAAAAAACGCAGTGCCACCGAGGGTCCCGGCGCGTCCGGGGCCACGGCGGTTAAAAACGCATCGGCCACCCGCACTGGCTTCTGGGGTGAGTTGCCGCAGCATGTAATGTCAGGTATTTCACGGATGGTTCCAACCCTGATTATGGGTGGAGTGATCCTCGCCTTTTCACAACTGATCGCCTACAGCTGGCTCCATATCCCGGCCGATACCGGAATTCTGGATGCACTTAACTCGGGCAAATTTACCGGTTTCGACCTCTCGTTATTGAAGTTTGCCTGGCTGTCACAGTCTTTCGGCGGCGTGCTGTTTGGCTTTGCGATCCCGATGTTTGCCGCCTTTGTTGCCAACTCTATTGGCGGCAAGCTGGCTTTCCCGGCAGGTTTCATCGGCGGCCTGATGTCCACGCAGCCGACACAACTGCTTAATTTTGATCCCAGCTCGCTCCAGTGGGTCACCACGGCTCCGGTACCGTCGACGTTTATTGGCGCGCTAATCATCTCGATTGCGGCGGGTTATTTCGTCAAGTGGATGAACCAGAAAATTCAGCTTCCGGACTTTCTGCTGGCATTTAAAACCACTTTCTTACTGCCGATTATCTCCGCCATTTTTGTCATGCTGGCGATGTATTACGTTATTACACCGTTTGGCGGCTGGATCAACGGCGGCATTCGTACCCTGCTCACCGCTGCGGGTGATAAAGGCGTACTGATGTATGCCGGTGGCATTGCCGCAGCGACGGCGATTGACCTTGGCGGCCCGATTAACAAAGCGGCAGGGTTTGTGGCCTTTAGCTTCACCACCGACCACGTATTGCCCGTCACGGCGCGCTCAATCGCCATCGTGATCCCACCGATTGGCCTTGGTCTGGCAACGCTTCTTGACCGTCGCTTAACCGGCAAACGGTTGTTCAGCCCACAGCTGTATCCGCAGGGTAAGACCGCCATGTTCCTCGCTTTTATGGGGATCAGTGAAGGCGCGATCCCCTTTGCGCTGGAAAGCCCGATAACCGCTATCCCGGCTTATATGACCGGCGCTATTGTCGGCTCAACGACCGCAGTATGGCTCGGTGCCGTGCAGTGGTTCCCGGAATCGGCCATCTGGGCATGGCCGCTGGTAACCAACCTCGGCATGTATATGTTCGGGATTGTGCTGGGCGCGTTGATCACCGCTTTGATGGCGATTTTTCTGCGCAATATGCTTTACCGCAGAGGCAAGCTACTGCTCGACTCGCTATAA